One Pseudochaenichthys georgianus chromosome 7, fPseGeo1.2, whole genome shotgun sequence DNA segment encodes these proteins:
- the LOC139434163 gene encoding uncharacterized protein, giving the protein MSDKKKKKQHRDLLSFWAVEGQPPPAKLARSEETVEEALDLSVNDRAEENECPEGTENETAEETEDDDVEDIYIHGLFVMLWCLTRILQQYEPLASYFKSSDEKQPRFRRLLEAFSSPMTEVYLLFYQATLPVFSTFSLLLQREKSSIFLLHDEIRSFIRKLLSKFLKPAALQHQELHDILYKDPSNQLPGEKLVIGFTTRGTLNRLLDAGDITPQQVQRFQQAAVAFLVRAVEYAMKKLPMREPLIKHAMFLDVQQRAVWSGRRLVLCPQVS; this is encoded by the exons ATGTCAgataagaaaaagaagaagcagCATAGAGATCTGCTGTCATTCTGGGCAGTGGAGGGTCAACCACCCCCTGCCAAACTTGCCAGGTCAGAGGAAACAGTGGAGGAGGCTTTGGATCTCTCAGTGAatgacagagcggaggaaaatgaGTGTCCAGAGGGCACAGAGAATGAGACTGCAGAGGAGACAGAAGATGATGATGTAGAAGACATCTACATCCATGG GTTGTTTGTTATGCTGTGGTGTTTGACTCGTATCCTGCAGCAGTATGAGCCACTGGCCAGCTACTTCAAGTCATCAG ATGAGAAACAACCAAGGTTCAGGAGGCTGTTGGAAGCATTCTCTAGCCCAATGACAGAGGTGTACCTGCTGTTCTATCAAGCAACGTTGCCAGTCTTCTCCACCTTCAGcctcctcctccagagagagaaGTCCTCCATCTTCCTTCTACATGATGAG ATACGGAGTTTCATCCGCAAGTTGCTTTCGAAGTTTCTGAAGCCCGCAGCACTGCAGCACCAGGAATTGCATGACATCCTCTATAAGGACCCATCAAACCAACTGCCAG GAGAAAAGCTGGTGATCGGCTTCACTACTCGAGGTACACTCAACAGGCTCCTTGATGCAGGAGACATTACACCGCAGCAAGTGCAGAGGTTCCAGCAGGCAGCAGTGGCGTTTCTGGTGAGGGCTGTGGAGTATGCCATGAAGAAACTCCCCATGAGAGAGCCCCTCATAAAACATGCCATGTTTCTGGATGTCCAGCAGAGGGCAGTGTGGAGTGGAAGACGCCTTGTACTTTGTCCACAG gtTTCCTGA